The sequence below is a genomic window from Theobroma cacao cultivar B97-61/B2 chromosome 6, Criollo_cocoa_genome_V2, whole genome shotgun sequence.
tatatataaattttcaaataaagaGCATATGAATTAATTAGAAATGATAATCGGTTATATAAATGTGTGATTAATATTGATTgattaattcttttaaattaattaactaattaattagttaattaaattaactaatttatttataaaataatttaaattaactaatttaattctttaaaacttaactaatttattaaaaataaatacttaGTAATTCACATATTTTAATAGTATTTTTGTCAtgctattatttattattttaaagaataaattgaaaagttaaaaatttatattaaaaagaatgtaaatttactcaattttatatttttatatataaaggtaattttataaatttatattatatcctCAGGAAAGTGTTTTCAAACCAAACACTAGAATGTATTTTTCCCAGTAATCATATTTTATGCAATCATCACTTTCACATGTCATACCAAACGTTGTAAAGTTATCTTCCTAGCAATCACATTTGCTGTAAAATACCAAACACTATCTTAGACTTTAAAACTCTTGAACATTAATTTAACAGCTTATGTGAAAGGACATAATTATATGAGTGAAAGAACAAatgttatgtttttttttttatgtttgcattatttgtatattttataattataaatgaagtttataaatttcaatattgtaatttgtaaaagataaaagttttaaaatttcagttttttgggtcCAAAATCAAATTGATCTAGCTAATTCGACGTTTAGTCAGTTCGGTCCTCctttaaatttaatcaattctaattaattttttaaaaatattggatCTATTTAACCTTTAGTTATGACAAACCCAACCGTTCAGTTGCTCACTCCTAATTGGATCTATTTGACCTTGAGCTCCCAACTTTGTTATTGTCTGTATAGTTTTCTTATTCTCTTATGTTATATTAAGTATTTTTCATGATTGtttcaatatttatttaccatcacataaattacattgtttttatataaaaattattgaacATGCTATGGAGTTGATAGTaattattaaacaaaaaagaaaagaaaaggaccCTGAAATGAAAACTAGAATACTATTAACGTGATTACGGTTAATAATTCTAAACCACACACACAAAAACTTTGGCAACAAGTTCATAGTAAGTAGTAAATAGTAGAATAATAAGAGGAAAAATTATTAGCATTTATTAGAAAAAAGGGTTTTTGGTGATTAATTGGATGACTATTAAAGGCTTAACAACCATCAGTCAGGCACATTAATTCATTTGGGGTGCTGTGCGCTTTCTATCTCATTTCGTCCCCACTTATTTCAGTACCTATATAACGGGGAAGGGAATTTGGGCCATGTAAACAGAGAGAAAACGGGGGGAATTCTAGGCCGTGGTTTTATTAAGTTTTGCTAATTTATGCCTTTTGCTGGTACACAATTCTCGGTTAAAATACTAGCAAATTTTTTAGGCTCCTATTCGACAGCCAGAACCAGAGAAACTAACAACCCTGTTTGAAAGGTGATAATAAAAGGCAATGCATGGTCAGAGTCATGgaattttgatgtttgcatAGAGATTAGAGGAAGAGAGGTTTCGGGGCCTCTCAAACTAGTTGTAGATAATAATTCGATGGGGTAGTTCTGTTATCTGGAAAAACTTCAATCTCTTCGTTTTAACAATCTGGGTGACTTTGTACCTTCTGTCTAAAGACAattaagagaagaaaaaataaataaaaaaagacagAAAATGTGGACTCCAAATAGATATGCTTCTTCTGCAAAGAAAGGTGTGGGAAATGGGCTGGTAGCAGTAGCTATAGACAAGGATAAAGGGAGCCAACATGCTCTGAGATGGGCAGTGGAGAATCTTCTTTCCAGAGGCCAAACTGTTATTCTTATTCATGTTGTTAACAAAGCAGCATCAGTTACTCATGTAGCAAGTAACTCCCTCTCTCTGTCTCAGTTACTTTTTCAATGTTTGTGCCCAAAAAGAGTTTAAGCAATATATGTTCAGGAGGAAATTGGATGATATTTAGCTTTTAGCAGGTTCTTAGATTTTTTTGCTTGCTGAATTCTTATTAAACTGATTCGGGTGCAGGTACTGCTGTGGTTTGTGACATAAACTTACCTCtatcaaataaacaaatggCCGAAAAGCTGTCCAAGGATTTGTTCCTCACCTTCCATTGTTATTGTACTCGAAAAGACGTAAGGTTCATCAATAGAATGCAATCCTTTGAGCAACTGCAATGATTTCTTTCGCATAATACAATAGTTAACCAGAAAATGCTGTGACTTGGTCTCCCTTCTGTTATTTTGACATCAGATACATTGCCTTGACATCATACTCGAAGACACGGATATAGTTAAAGCATTGACAGAATATGTTTCTTATGCTGCAATTGAGAAATTGGTTCTTGGTGCCCCAGCTCGAAGTGGATTTATGAGGTACCTGCTCCTTGTTTCCAACTCAATATTCACACAAAAAGGTTTTGACAGGGTGGTGATGATCATAATGAGGACCCAGCATGATTGGCCTTACAGGGAAAAACAGATTTTAAACTCTAAACAGCAAAAAGTGTGACTGAAATCACTGATAGATCAAAAGATTTACTCTTAGAAATATGTAcacaacactatgattttggGAGAATTCATTGCTAGGATTAATCAATGATTTACATCTGTCCAGGATTAGATAGCTTCATTCGTTTTCTGTATGAAGATTTTCTGTCGCAATAGCTAATTTTCTTCTCAGGTTAGCTTCTTTTCTGCGAAACAGAATCTGGCTTTAACCACTCCAATTTTGATTTGGCCATCTAAGCCACATTTCCAGGTGGCCTTACGGATTTTATATGgcatataaaaaaacaaaacatacaGATATAAGTCATGAGTAGCCAATTATCATGGACATAGGAGCAATTAAAGCAAAGTTGAATTTGTTAATTCTTGGAGAGTAGAGATGTTGAAGAAATACAGAAAAGTTTGTACGTACAGTGACCAGGGTGGCATTTGAGACTTCTTCCTGGTCCAACACATgtagaaaatgataaatgcATTTATAAAAAGCTTTTGTGTGGCAAGTGCAATAACCACCTTAGCTGTTGCAACTCAAAACAAGTGGGATAACGTGCACTTCCtagattaaaaaatacaagaatGATGGTACttcaactttgaaattcttcctTAGAGATGTAATTTTTCGAGTTTACCAAGCTAAGCTCCTCTGACTTGTGGTTTTTGTTATGCAGAAAATTCAGGGCTGATATACCAAGCTGTGTATCAAAACTTTCACCAGACTTCTGCACTGTATATGTCATTTCCAAAGGAAAGGTCTCTTCAGTACGAAATGCCTCTCGTTCAGCTCCACACTCCTCCCCACTActcgatgaaattaagaaacaaaatgCAGATTCTGTTGATAAGCCATTCCTGCACAGTGGTAGTGTAAAAGGAGGTTTGTTTCCCTCCTATAATAATGTGCTTTCAATGTAGTTTACTTGTGGATTCACTGAAAATGCAGCTTTTGAATCTTGAATATACAGCTGACAGGATGGTCAAGCCTCGTACTTCAGTTGACAGAGCTAGCAGGTAAGTCTCGAGAAATAACCCTGTTAAGGAAATGAATTGGGTGAATTTTCAAAGACTtcaagtatatcatttccagATGTTACCAGCCATACATCCAGGAAGAACAGTAATTTGATGGTTTTCGAGTCTGGGGTTGGCTCAGCATCAATTTGGGTAAAATTAAAGAGGAAAATTTGTAGCAAAGTAGAGCAAGGATTCTTGTAGGGAAATTTCATCAACCAATACTGAAGATGTTCGAAATTAGTTTAATCTCATCCGTTACTATATCATTTCAGTTATAAGTATTAAACCTTTAATTTTATCAACTTAAAAGCTTGGAACTGGTAGCTTGGAGGTGATATGATCTTACTGATGAACTTACGATCATCTTTACAAAAACCAGGTCACCATACCCCGGTGCAAGACCGAGCCTCATGAAAGCGTTTGGGGATTTCTCAGAATCGGATACTGATATATCATTTGTCAGCTCGGAAAGACCAAGCACTGATCGTAACTCTTCTGTGTTCTTTGATTCATTTGTTGATTCGAGCCGAAATTCACGGATATCAAGCAGCACAGATCATAGCATAGGATCAATGCGTTTAGGAATCAAGTGGAGTGACCGTACTACTCCACATGAATTCTCATCAGTTTCACAAGAAAGTGGAAGATCATCATGTTCATCTCAGAATCTGGTAAAGCCAATCACTCTTTCTCATATGGAAGGCTAACTTTAATATAGACACCAGGTCCCATTCATCTCATCtcatatcattgcatcattTAAAGATGCTTGTCAAAGCTTAAGCgtattaaaaatatacaaagAAACAACCTAAAAGAAATCTTATTGGGTCAAAATAAGTACATTGTAGTAATCATCACTTTTGAAATCAAGACTGAAGAGAACTCTATAGTTGATTTTCTATCATCCAATTGAAAAATCCTTATACATAAGCTTTAGTTCTCTCCTTgctattaaattatataacaaATTATCATTACACAAAGAGTTGGTTAAAtcatgctttttttttctgttgctAAAGAACACAAAATTCAGCACCATTTCTGTAGTTCTTAAAGTTTTagtctcaaaattttcaccatgTTTATACCAATCATGGCTGGCTAAAGTGACGTTTCTGCTTATTTAATCTACAAACAACAGGAGGAAGTAGAAGCTGAGATGAGGAGACTGAGGCTAGAATTGAAGCAAACAATGGACTTGTACAGCAATGCATGTCGAGAAGCCCTTTCAGCAAAACAACAGGTACAGGCAAGTCATCAAAGTACTCCCCCTTTTGTGAATTTTCTGAATTACAGAGACGGGTGGTGATGAGATATTTAAGTTAGGCAATGGAGCTGAACCGCTGCAAACATCAAGAAGAACAAAGATTGGAAGAGGCACGACATGCCGAGGAAGCTGCGATGTCTGCTGCAGAGAAAGAGAGGGTTAAGTGCCAGGAAGCCGTACAAGCAGCTGAAGCAGCACAGAAAGTTGCGGAATCTGAATCGCTTAGAAGATTGAAAATAGATGGGGAAACCCTGAGAGAAACGGTGGAAATGAAGAAGATGTTAGACACCCTTTCCCGGAGTAATATCAAATACAGAAGATATAGTATCGAGGAAATTGAACAAGCAACTGATGGCTTTGCCTGCTCTCGAAAGATTGGAGAAGGAGGTTATGGCCCCGTCTATAAGTGTTATCTTGATCATACATCGGTTGCAGTTAAGGTTTTACGCCCAGATGCTGCTCAAGGGAGATTACAATTTCTGCAAGAGGTGAGAAGCTAGTAATATTGATGGCTGATTCTTAAAAGACATGTATGATTTGAAGCTGTCGACATCCCCTGCTTGTTAGTCCTAACACCAGGGAAACGCAAAGAAATCTAAAACAAACTACATAGTCTTCACTCCATCAAGGCTCATAAAATGTCTAGTTGACTCAAAAAACCTTGGTAGACTAGTCTTGCTTAGTTGTTAATTGAATTGAAAGCTAGATTTGTCAATAAGGTATTTTAACATggtttcctatgcattctctCATGACCAAGCTTCTTAAGGAATTGCTGTAAATAAGCAGTCTGAAATTTCTAACATCTTGCCCTTGATTATTGTTGTGCAGATTGAAGTACTTAGCTGCATCCGCCATCCCAACATGGTACTTCTTCTAGGTGCCTGCCCAGAGTATGGCATTCTAGTGTACGAGTACATGGGCAAGGGAAGCTTAGATGACTGTATCTTTAGGAGAGCGAACACCCCCGCTATGTCTTGGCAACTCAGATTCCGCATAGCTGCAGAGATTGCCACAGGCCTACTTTTTCTCCATCAGACAAAGCCAGAGCCGATTGTGCACCGTGACCTTAAGCCTGGCAACATTTTGCTAGACCACAACTACGTTAGCAAGATTAGCGATGTTGGATTAGCCAGGCTTGTCCCTGCTGTTGCTGAGAATGTGACACAGTTCCGCGTAACTTCAACAGCAGGAACGTTTTGCTATATAGACCCGGAGTATCAGCAAACAGGGATGCTCGGCGTAAAATCTGATGTATATTCCTTAGGGATCTTGCTTCTTCAACTTATAACGGCCAAGCCACCAATGGGATTGACCCACTATGTTGAGCGAGCAATCGAGAAGGGCACGTTTTTCACAGAGATGCTGGACCCTGCTGTGACTGACTGGCCTGCTGAAGAAACCTTGTCCCTTGCAAAGCTGGCACTTCAATGCGCAGAACTCAGACGGAAAGACAGGCCAGATCTTGGCAAGGAAGTCTTGCCAGAGCTCTGTAGACTCAGAGATATTgctgaagagaaaatgaaccatttcttttttgctcACAGTGCTGGACCCTCCCCCAACCACAGCCAAGTTTCTTCTATTTCACAGGTGAGTTTACAAAATGACTTACTCGTGATTTTCTTAATCTATACCAAGGGTCTTCACCTTGGAATTTTTTTACCTGAAAAAGTCAAAGGAATGACATTCTGGTGtgaccttttctttttcttttacaggAGGCGAAGAGTGATGCTTATCAGGTTGAAAATTCTACTAGCTCAAAgacagaagaagaaaaatcagaTAAAGATTAAGGGAATAAAGGATACAGGATTAAACTTAGGACTTGGCTTATATCCTCTCACAATTAGAGCCAACAGAAGATATCATCATTAATTCGTTCCTCAAAGCTTAGTTAATGTGTTTGTTATTAGGGCTTGGCATCAAGAGCCATCAAACTCAAGTGGCTTCTGATTCTGCCAGCCAAaagaaattttgttttcttgtaaATATTTTGGGAGAAAACTGCAAACAATAAATGTAACTAACTACATAACTTTTGGgaaaaagaacaaatgtaACATTACAAGAATTTGAAACAGAAACCTCTTTCCAAAATTCGTTCACTTCCCTTATTATCACACACGCAcgcacacacacatatatatcgAAACAGATATTGTTAATATATTTCAATCAAGTtagtgtttcttttttatcttttttcattatgaactttttctcttaaatCAAAGCAAGAGTAAAAAGGTGTTCATGTAACTTCCCTTATAACCACACATACACATATGTATATCAAAAGAGATATTGTTAATATCTAGACTTCAATTAAGTTAttgcttcatttttttatctttctctttctaacgattttttctcttaaatcAAAGCTAGGGTAAAGAGGTATTCATGTTGGACATTGCCAACAATAATAATCGTGGAATACAATCCctcaatagaataaaaaaaacaagaattctttaaataaaaaggagAATAAATTCATAATAGATGGACAAAGTAAActaaaaaactgaaaaatggCACATGCTTCCATCTTGGAAAGCTCGGACATTTGGAAAAAGGAATGTCAttattgaagaagaaaagttctTCTTCAAGTGGAAATGCTTCTAAAACTTTTGTAATGCGGCCatgaattttgaaatcaaatggCTTAAGGATAATGATGCCCAATGGGTTGATTTAGCATTAATTCAAGAGCAACAAAGCATATATACAAAGACAAGAATCTGTTCAAGAATTTGCAATTAAAGGCAAAGGGTATGTTATAGAAGTTATTAAGAATTTAATGTTTGGAAGTCTATTGACTAAGTTTTGCTTTAGGTTTGTATTCAATGcaaataaatttcttttatccAAGAGAGAAATATTTGTTGGGAAAGATTACATGTGTGAAGGAATGTTCgaactaaataataataataataataataataagatgGTTGTTTTTGCTTATATGGTTGAATCTTCTTATCTATGGCATTATAGATCatgttatttaaattatagaaGATTGGATCACATATATAAGTTAGACTTGATTTAGTCAAAAGATTAATAAATGTAATACATGCATGCTAGCGAAATAACTAGGAATCCATTCTCcaagattaaaagaaataaaaaattacttgaaatataataaatagtGATGATTGTAATATGCATAGTACACATATATTGGCTAGAAAGAAATTTTGTCCCATTCCTTTCTTTAGATATTGTCATATCTATTTGTTGCATTCTAAAGATGAAACGCTTgataaatttcataattacAAATCAAAAGTTGAAATTACATTGTGAATCTTTTATCAAGTACTTAAGATTGGATAGAATTAGAGAATATTATAATCCAATTTATTTTAACTTCGCTAGGATTATCCATCAAACTTTAGCATCTTACACACCACAATATAAAGGTGTggcaaaaaaaggaaatataaGATCTTGACCAAAAAGGTAGATGCAATGTTATCATATTCTGATCTTGGACaaagtttttggggtaaaattttattaatagctcatcatatattaaataaagttcttaaaaagaaaactaagatAACCCTTTATGagtaatgaaaaaaaaaaaggaaaccaaaTCTTAATTATTTGAAGGTTTGGGGATATAGAGCTATAGTTAAAGTTTCAGaacccaaaagaaagaaattggataAAAGAGGAAtagaattatatttataagatATGCATAACATAGTAAAGTATATAGGTTTAAAGTAATTGAACCACATGATTCAATTTCAATcaacacttttttttaatcaagatatgaaatttttgatgaaaatatattCAAATCTATATTTCAAGACAACTACAGCAAAGGGTTACAACGATAAAAGACTTTGGaccaaatttttatatgttccttttggaaagaaaagcagaaaatatatataataaaattccTTATTGTTTTAGTTTGGAATCAAACCTTATTACATATG
It includes:
- the LOC18595560 gene encoding U-box domain-containing protein 35 isoform X2 — translated: MWTPNRYASSAKKGVGNGLVAVAIDKDKGSQHALRWAVENLLSRGQTVILIHVVNKAASVTHVASTAVVCDINLPLSNKQMAEKLSKDLFLTFHCYCTRKDIHCLDIILEDTDIVKALTEYVSYAAIEKLVLGAPARSGFMRKFRADIPSCVSKLSPDFCTVYVISKGKVSSVRNASRSAPHSSPLLDEIKKQNADSVDKPFLHSGSVKGADRMVKPRTSVDRASRSPYPGARPSLMKAFGDFSESDTDISFVSSERPSTDRNSSVFFDSFVDSSRNSRISSSTDHSIGSMRLGIKWSDRTTPHEFSSVSQESGRSSCSSQNLEEVEAEMRRLRLELKQTMDLYSNACREALSAKQQAMELNRCKHQEEQRLEEARHAEEAAMSAAEKERVKCQEAVQAAEAAQKVAESESLRRLKIDGETLRETVEMKKMLDTLSRSNIKYRRYSIEEIEQATDGFACSRKIGEGGYGPVYKCYLDHTSVAVKVLRPDAAQGRLQFLQEIEVLSCIRHPNMVLLLGACPEYGILVYEYMGKGSLDDCIFRRANTPAMSWQLRFRIAAEIATGLLFLHQTKPEPIVHRDLKPGNILLDHNYVSKISDVGLARLVPAVAENVTQFRVTSTAGTFCYIDPEYQQTGMLGVKSDVYSLGILLLQLITAKPPMGLTHYVERAIEKGTFFTEMLDPAVTDWPAEETLSLAKLALQCAELRRKDRPDLGKEVLPELCRLRDIAEEKMNHFFFAHSAGPSPNHSQVSSISQEAKSDAYQVENSTSSKTEEEKSDKD
- the LOC18595560 gene encoding U-box domain-containing protein 35 isoform X1, which encodes MWTPNRYASSAKKGVGNGLVAVAIDKDKGSQHALRWAVENLLSRGQTVILIHVVNKAASVTHVASTAVVCDINLPLSNKQMAEKLSKDLFLTFHCYCTRKDIHCLDIILEDTDIVKALTEYVSYAAIEKLVLGAPARSGFMRKFRADIPSCVSKLSPDFCTVYVISKGKVSSVRNASRSAPHSSPLLDEIKKQNADSVDKPFLHSGSVKGADRMVKPRTSVDRASRSPYPGARPSLMKAFGDFSESDTDISFVSSERPSTDRNSSVFFDSFVDSSRNSRISSSTDHSIGSMRLGIKWSDRTTPHEFSSVSQESGRSSCSSQNLEEVEAEMRRLRLELKQTMDLYSNACREALSAKQQVQAMELNRCKHQEEQRLEEARHAEEAAMSAAEKERVKCQEAVQAAEAAQKVAESESLRRLKIDGETLRETVEMKKMLDTLSRSNIKYRRYSIEEIEQATDGFACSRKIGEGGYGPVYKCYLDHTSVAVKVLRPDAAQGRLQFLQEIEVLSCIRHPNMVLLLGACPEYGILVYEYMGKGSLDDCIFRRANTPAMSWQLRFRIAAEIATGLLFLHQTKPEPIVHRDLKPGNILLDHNYVSKISDVGLARLVPAVAENVTQFRVTSTAGTFCYIDPEYQQTGMLGVKSDVYSLGILLLQLITAKPPMGLTHYVERAIEKGTFFTEMLDPAVTDWPAEETLSLAKLALQCAELRRKDRPDLGKEVLPELCRLRDIAEEKMNHFFFAHSAGPSPNHSQVSSISQEAKSDAYQVENSTSSKTEEEKSDKD